In Salvelinus namaycush isolate Seneca chromosome 12, SaNama_1.0, whole genome shotgun sequence, the DNA window CAAACACAACAAGAAAATTGCGGCTGAGTAAGATTCCCTGAGCATTGATTATTTTCTTGCTACCTACGGCATATCTACATAGTTTATGGTAATGACATCCCCAAGATAGATCATACATCTTTTAAACCATTTCAATTTATACATATCTagcaacatacagtacattcagaaagtattcagaccccttgactttttccagaatttcttacgttacatccttattctaaaagtgattaaataaataaaaaactctgcattctacacacaataccccataacgacaaagcaaaaacgtaattaaaaaaaaaaagtttgctaatttatatatatatataaaaaaaaaaaaaaaaagaaataccttatttataagtattcagaccctttgctatgagattcaaaattgagctcaggtgcatcctgttttcattgatcatccttgagatgtctgTTCAACTTGACTGAGTCCACCttcggtaaattcaattgattgaacatgatttggaaaggcacacacctgtctatataatgccccacagttgacagtgcatgtcagtgcaaaaaccaagtcatgaggttgaaggaattgtccgtagagctccgagacaggattgtgtcgaggcacagatctggggaagggcactaAAAAAacgtatgcagcattgaaggtccccaagaacccagtggcctccattattcttaaatggaagaagtttggaactaccatgACTATTCCTAgaactggctgcccggccaaactgagcaatcgggggagaagggccttggtcagggaggtaaccaagaacccgatggacactgacagagctccagagttcctctgtgaagatgggagaaccttccagaaggaccaccatctctgcagcactccaccaatcaggcctttatgggagcctgcaagctgacttgagtcgccagttgtacagtgtttcctctaacACATTGGCGCGGCTGGCTcacgggttaagcgagcagtatGTCAAGAAGCAGCGGCTTgccagggtcgtgtttcggaggacgcattgctctcgaccttcgccactcccgagtccatacgagagttgcagcaatgggacaagactaactaccatgCTCCACCAACTGAGCAACATGGGAcctatcacagcatattggatgaatgtcattcatattccatccaagaaaatggtgccatctggtttgcttaatataaggaacttgaaatgatttatacttttacttttgactaattaagtatattttaaaccaaatactttcagacttttaACTCAAGTAGAATATTACTGGGTGACTGACTTCTACCTGAGTCATatcctattaaggtatctttacttttactccagtatgacagttgggtactttttccacaactgcatgacagcccacttggagtttgccaaaaggcacctaaaggactcagaccatgagaaacaagattttctggtctgatgaaaccaagattgaactctggcctgaatgccaagcatcacgtctggaggaaacctggcaccatccctacggtgaagcatggtggtggcagcatcatgctgtggggatgtttttcagcggcagggactgggagaccagtcaggatcgagggaaagatgaatggagcgaagtacagagagatccttgatgaaaatctgctccagagtgctcagaacctcagactggggcaaaggttcacctaccaacaggacaacgaccctaagcacacagccaagacaacgcaggagtggattcgggacaagtctctgaatgtccttgtgtggcccagccagagcccagacttgaaacctatcgaatatctctggagaaacctgaaaaaaagctgtgcagtgacagtccccatccaacctgacagaacttgagaggatctgcagagaagaatgggagaaactccccaaatacaggtgtgtcaagcttgtagcgtcaaactcgaggctgtaatcgctgcaaaatgTGCttcaagtactgagtaaagggtctgaatacctatgtatgtcatatttccgtttttaattttgtatacatttgcaaaaaaaacaaaaaaaactgtttttgctttgtcattatgggttattgtgtgtagattgatgaggtgaaaaaacaatttaattttagaataaggctacaacgtaacaatgtggaaaaaggggtctgaataatttctaaatgcactgtatgtgatgtATTTATCTGCAAGTCTAAACCAGTGTGAGTAATATCAGGAAGTACTGGTattgtaaataaaaaattatggaaaaaaaaaaaaagacttctATCAAGTCTTACTGGTCTCATTTACAGTAGGATCACATAAAGCCATTGGATCATTGTGATAGTCTCGAGCTTCCTTTCCTAAGCAGCTACAAGCAACACAGGAGTAAATTAATTATTTTCTAAACTTACTAAATAGGCATAGGCATGCTAAAGGTGAAAACCCTAGCCACATGGATACTGTTACACTGAAGGTTCAGATTCTGATTCAAACCAGGGCTCTCTGGTTACATGGAAACAGTATTCCCCTACATTAGTCATCTCTgggaatatacagttgaagtcagaagtttacatacaccttagccaaatacatttaaactcagtttcacaattactgacatttaatcctcgtaaaaattccctgtcttaggtcagttaggatcatcaatttattttaagaacgtgaaatgtcagaataatagtagataaataattatatttcagcttttatttctttcatcacattcccagtgggtcagaagtttacatacactcaattagtatttggtagcattgcctttcaattgtttaacttgggtcaaacgttttgggtagcctcccacaagcttcccacaataagttgggtgaattttggcccattcctcctgacagagctggtgtaactgagtcaggtttgtaggcctccttgctcgcacacgctttttcagttctgcccacaattttttttttataggattgaggtcagggctttgtgatggcctctccaataccttgactttgttgtccttaagccattttgccacaacttaaAAAGTATGCTCGGGGTGactttccatttggaagacccatttgcgaccaagctttaacttcctgactgatgtcttgagatgttgcttcaatatatccacatcattttccttcctcacgatgccatctattttgtgaagggcaccagtccctcctgcagcaaaacacccccacaacatgatgctgccaccccccgtgcttcacggttgggttgatgttcttcggcttgcaagcctccccctttttcctccaaacataacaatggtcattatggccaaacagttctatttttgtttcatcagaccagaggacatttctccaaaaagtacgagctttgtccccatgtgcagttgcaaaccgtagtctggctttttttatagcggttttggagcagtggcttcttccttgctgagcggcctttcaggttatgtcgatataggactcgtttttactgtggatatagatacttttgtaccggtttcctccagcatcttcacaaggtcctttgctgttgttctgggattgatttgcacttttcgcaccaaagtacgttcatctctaggagacagaacgcatctccgccctgagcggtatgatggctgcgtggtcccatggtgtttatacttgcgtactattgtttgtacagatgaacgtggtatcttcaggcatttggaaattgctcccaaggatgaaccagacttgtggagttctacaattgtttttctgaggtcttggctgatttctttggattttcccatgatgtcaagcaaagaggcactgagtttgaaggtaggccttgaaatacatccacaggtacacctccaattgactcaaatgatgtcaattagcctatcagaagcttctaaagccatgacatcattttctggaattttccaagctgtttagaggcacagtcaacttagtgtatgtaaacttctggaattgtgatacagtgaattataagtgaaataatctctctgtaaacaattgttggaaaaattacttgtgtcatgcacaaagtagatgacctaaccgacttgccaaaactataatttgttaacaggaaatttgtggagtggttgaaaaacaagttttaaatgaccccaacctaaatgtatgtaaacttccgacttcaactgtaccattAGATCAATGGGGAAAATTTGCCTATCTGGACCTTGTTGTTGGACCTTAAGGCAGACAATTTGGTAGAGAATATAGTCTCAGATTAGGAAAAATATAATTGCATTGGGGGAAGCATAAACTAGAACAATCGCTGTTGCACACAGACAAACTCACATGGGGCCAGAAATGGACTGTTTTAATGTTCCGGTGCTAGACATAGTCAAATCCATTCATATGAGAGTAAAATGCACTAGGGTCCTGAGTCCTATCAGAATTACAACTCCAGCTTTCACTGTGCCTTTACTGTATCACTCAGCAATTATCAGGAATaattaaaatatttaaaaaaattaaatatagtTTTTCTAATCATAACATGTTTTAATATTCACCATCAATAacaatacattttacatataacttaaatattttaaaaagtgcCTAACTAGCTAGTTTGATGATTTCTGAAACATGAAACCAAAAGAGCAATATGCTGCCTTCAAATGCTACTCAAATGGGAAATACGATGTTCCGACTGGGAAATAAGCACTTGAACAACCCTCCCATGTTGGAATCCCAAGAGTGAAATTCAGAGAAGATATCCAATTTAAGAGTTGTGACGTTTCATCActgacatttcatcttttcaacCATAAGATGATAAAGCAAATTAACGTTTGACGCCGTCAAACATATCAATGTGGATAATAGCTAGTTTACCATATTGTCAAAgttaagcaagctagctaactttatcATTAGCAATGTTAGCTAGCTCATCGCGCTAAATGAAATCTCATTGGTTGAAGAATTGCTCTGACTTCTAAAACAGGACTTACGACTTCATAACTGGGAAATTTCATCTGAAGGTAGTAATATTCCACGGGACTTGGTTCAGGTCAAGAAGGGGGTAGTGTGAGCCATATTGTTCTTCCATTGTCACAGACAAAACTATATGAGAAATCTGTCAAAGAAATAGTTAAGATAACTGTTAGTTGAGGAAATCCAAAAGATGAAAAATGTATAGTTTTCAAGGTATAGTAATTTGTAGGTTTTGTGTGTGCAGTGTTACTGCTCTCTCACCATAACACTTCCTGTTGGGGCACCTCCTCTTCCTGAGGGCCTGGTCTCTTGAGCATGCTGTCCTCCTCTGTACAGACACATGAGTTAGGTTCATACAAATTAGCATGTGGACTAAATTCACCTCCCTGTTTACAGTTGGACTAGGCCTAAATTAAACAATCGAACAATCATGCCTCATACGATTCAATTAGGTTTCTTGATTAGAATGATATTAAAACAACATGGATAAATGTACCACTCAGGTGTCCAGCTTCTTCATCTTCCAAGAGGTTGGCAGTGGAGGCAGCATTACCCAGTCTGGGTAATAGAGGATGTTAAGGAGAGAGGCAGATGTTTATACATAAAACATATGAAGGCAAGTTCAGAGTCAAGCCCATGAAAGGACCTCCTAATTCAGCACAGCCCTAATGGTATGaacatgtatgcactcactactgtaagtcgctctggataagagcatctgctaaattactaaaatgtaaatgtgatgaAGCCCAGCATATGACCTGCCAACTGGATACTAAATGGGACTTTCCCTGGAACTCAAACTAAATGACATCAACAATAGAAACAAAGGCAGATATTACAGCCACTCATCAACATGCAGGGAAGTCTCTGAGGGATAGTTAATTACATCTGTACAATGCAAGCACATCTGTTCAGTTCATTTGAACACTGTCACTTCTGGCAAGGACAAAAGATCCATTGGGCAATGACTCCTGAGCATGGAGGCCTGCCAGAGAGAGGATCGTCTTGTAAACCCGACCCTAGGCCAGGGTCTGGTTTCAATGACCTACTCTTTTGACAACTGCAATAAGGGGGGGAAAAAATGTCTGGGGTGGGTCCTCTCAACAAATCACAATGCAGACATGCCAGAACGTCACGATTCGAAACCAAAGTTTGTAGGCAAAACCTTTTCAAGGGTTTAATGAAGGTCGTTGATGCAAACTAGCCACTTGCGAAATGCACTCATTAAAAATAACCTCTGTGATCTTTGACTTACTTGCTACTATTTAGTATTTTATTcaagaggacagagtagtgaggtAGTTCCTCTATGCCAAAAGAGTCTGTAATTGAAACCAGACCCAAGTTTTCGAGACTAGGGAAAGGAGGGGGAGGCAATGGGTGGTGGCAGGGACCATTGGTGAAGTGGAAGGATACGAATGATGTTTCATGAGGGCTCTCCTTTTCGTTTTTCTTCTTCGGGTGTTTTCAGAGAAAGCTCTAGCGATTTCAAAAAGCTTCTTTCGCGTAGCTGTGGAGGATTACAGGATCAAATAAAACGTTTTTTTTAATTGAATATGATTGTTCTGATTTGAAAAAGCATATGTCCATGAATACAtcattatatattttaaaaaaacatCTTAGTAACATATCATTCAAGTGCAGAGACGGTAGGAAAGTTGGTTTTCCTATAGCTTTCTGGAGCACAGACTGTGAAAGGGTCATGTCCTTCAGCATCCATCATTTACAGTTCCACGTACTGCTAGAAGCACGTCATGCTAACTGGACATGCCCAATATGGAAAGTTCTAATTACATTTTGAagtgatagacacacacacattgagaaaATTATTTGGTTATGGCCCAGAGAGCGACAGATTGAGTGTTCTTACATTTGCCCATGTGCTTGAGTTTGTCACGGAACAAGGCGTCATCAGTAACATTGGTGCAGGCCTCCCCAGAGCCTGAGGCACAATTATCTCCTAGAACACAGACAAGCAGCGTGAAATAGACCGCGCACAGAGACATGCGAGCACAAGAGAAAGACACACAGGgatgcacacagagacacacacaacaaCTGAGATGCACAACAAGTCACACTTTCTCTGTGTGCCTTGAAAATAAGGCGTTTCACTGCAGGAGCCTGCTGTACACAGGCCCCGCATGAAGAAACCTGGACAGTTTCAGACTGAGCCAGAACGAGAATGGAGCTAAATGCTATGGAGTGCAGATGAATGATATCTACCTGGAGTGGACGTCCCCATGAAAGCTGGTGAATGATGGGACTTGGATGCCTTTGACTCATACTGCAGCCGATCTAAAAACAGAGGGAGCCGATGTCTCAGCATCAATGGAGTTAAAAGCATGGAGGCATGTAGCAGGAGCTGACAAGCTCTCCTTCATGCACTACTAGAGAAGAGGTGGAGGGAATGAGGAGGAAAGCACTGCCATGACAGAGACCTTATTTTACTGACTCTTCATAGCTTGATTGCTGGGGATGAAAGCATAGTGATATCATCACTAAGTAGTGCATAAGCCCTTTGCAAATGATGCCAAAAATGTAAACGTTTGTATGTGTTACTAAGTGTATGCACACCTCTCTCAAGGGCGATGAGGAACTCGCGGTTGCGCTGCAGCTCCCTCATAAACTCCTCGTTCTGCAGGAAGAGGGCTATGCTCTCATCCTCCAAGTACTGCTTCAGCTTTCTCTCCTGGTCCGTCTCCATGCCAACCTGGCCTGCCCTGGCCGCCGCCCCAGCCCCAGGCTCAACCTGCTGCGTCATGGACAACAGGGAGGAAGAGCAGGAGGGCTGGGTCAGACTAGTCGGCGTTAGGCTGCTGTGAGAGCGCTGCAGGAAGGAGGGACCAGAGAGAACAATGTTAGACGTGTCAAAGTCCTATGTGGAAATGCTTCAGCTTTTAATAAAATTGCACCATAaattataaaataatatttttttttttggggggggtgtacCAGGGAATTGAATCTGTATAAATAATTGGACTGTATTTTTCTTCATGTGCAGTATTTTTCTTCATGTGCAGTCTGTTGCAAAGGCTGGTAATTATCCAGCCAGTTGGCCATCAGAGCAGAGCGCCAGGCAGTGGTCTGTAAGTGATGGGAGTGTGGGTTAATGGTCCATTAGGGGCTGACCCATAAATCTACCTACTGGCAGACTGTCCAGCTGCTGAGGCAGGATCCGGAGGAAATCATCAGGGAGGTTGCCTAGTAACGGTGGGTTCCAGTTCCTGTAACTTCCAATCTGCCTTTGACTGGCAGGAGGGTGTGGACCAGGAGGGGGCTGGCAGGGACGGGATTGACTGGCATCAAAGCTGGCACAGAGATGGGAAAGGATATTGTTAGTCCCATCAATGCTATGTTCTATAAGAGTACATATCAATAATGACGTGTTTTGGTCATCTTCAAAGGATCTGTCTAGCATAAACCGGTCTCTCTTATTTCTTCTCACAAGTTCCCTCCTTGGCACACATACAATTGTCTACATCTAACAAAAGTGTCACTAGTATTATGTCTACAGATCTACCCAAGTTAGGGCACAGTACAGAACATGGATTTCATAGCTGCTGCAGTAGCATTCATTAGACAGCAGGTGGAGCATTGAATGTATCAAGAACCTCTTGGCATTCAAAGCACTCACACCATGAATCGCTGAGCAGCCATATCATGTATTAGATATTGAGAAAGCAACAACGAAGAATATATGCATCTCATCACTCATGTAAATGATGGTATAAGAGAAAAACCATTCATTCATTCACACTATCCCAGCCATCTATCATTCTCCTTTAAGTGATGAAATGAGGTCAGAGCCAGGCAGACAGCCctgagccctctctctctccctacctccctccctccctccccttcttctcTTGCCtgggtggtggtgatgctgtGGGCAGGACCTGATCTGGGTACTTCCTGTCGTAGATGTGCATGTCATAGGAGGGCGGAGAGTAGACCGGCGGGGGCTCCTCGTCAGAGCTGTCCGGCTCCAAAGTCCGCTCCAGGATCTACAGGGTCAGAGGAACCATTGAGAATGTTCTAAAAGGTCTTGAAAATCCCATCAGATGGCACATGTGGACACTTCAAAGAGCAGATTAAATGAATCTGTATTATAACTACTCATTGGCAATACAGCACAGCCTCTCTGCCCTAAATTAGAGGCATTGTGAGCGCTTGGTATTGAGCTGTTTAATTCAACTAGACCAGCAGCACTCTTTTATCCTGTATTTAATAAATGGTTGATTGAAATTAACTTTACTTTTAAAACAGCCTAGCATGTTAGGTAGAatagactgacagactgaccaggtgaatccaggtgaaagctatgatcccttattaatgtcacttgttaaatccacttcaatcagtgtagatgaaggggaggagacaggttaaagaagggtttttaagccttgagacaattgagacatggcttgtgtatgtgtgccaatcAGAGcctgaatgggcaaaacaaaatattgaagtgcctttgaatggggtgtttaggtgccaggcacaccggtttgagtgtcaagaactgcaacgctgctgggtttttcacgctcaacagtttcctgtgtgtatcaagaatggtccaccacccaaaggacatccagccaacttgacacaactatgggaagaattggagtcaacatgggccaacatccctgtggaacactttcgacaccttgtagagtccatgcctcgacgaatttatgctgttctgagggcaaaagtggcagtgcaactcaatattaggaagcattcttaatgttttgtacactccgtgtaaTTTTTAAGTGCAGCTCTTaatcttctcctctttctccctcaagTCTTTCAGAATGATTGGGGGAAATAAACAAAACAGTTCATATCCTGTGTGGAGCATGGTGGAATACAGCCAGAGTGGACAAATGCTAATAAAAAGACTAAATATGGCTGGAACTGAGAGACCTGCAGTAATTTAATCAAATACAAAGTGAACAGCTTGCCAGTCCAATATTGCACTTGATACAATCTTGTTACTACTCAGCAAGAGTTTATGTATCAGCACCAAGGGAGTTCCAAAGGAATGGCTGGTCTCGGCTGTCCACAACAGTCACCCCATTGCACAAGAGACCACAAAGTGTTTACCTCTAGCTATTGTCAAGCTTTTGAAGATCGCTTATCAAAGCTTTCTGTCCACAATAGCAGTGCATAATCACATGCCCTCCAGAGAAATGCATGTCACCCACTACAAAAGCATATTAAGAGCAACATTAAAAATACTTTTCCCTCTCCAAGAACAACCATCTGGTTTGAAGAGGCAAAACACCTGAAATAAGGTGTGTGAATGAATAACTACTATTGGGTGAAAAAGTAGCTGACAACCTTGACATACATTTCATGATATGCTATGGTCTCAGACTATCTTAGGTTGTGTTCATTTAGTTTTATCTGGGCTACTCACAAGTTCTCGTACCAGCGCCCCTGCCCCCATGCAGACGTACCTCAGGGGGGATGCTGTCCTCTGAGTCGGAGCTGTCGTCAGAGCCGTGTCCATCCAGGCTCATCTGGAGCAGCTGGTCAATAGTGGAGTCCACGGCTCCGTGGTTGG includes these proteins:
- the LOC120057520 gene encoding CUE domain-containing protein 1-like translates to MTSLFRRRNSGNHGDVASHHDSPVPAELNNSNPSGGGRTVRRLEFNQAMEDFRTMFPSMEQEVIECVLRANHGAVDSTIDQLLQMSLDGHGSDDSSDSEDSIPPEILERTLEPDSSDEEPPPVYSPPSYDMHIYDRKYPDQVLPTASPPPRQEKKGREGGRQIGSYRNWNPPLLGNLPDDFLRILPQQLDSLPRSHSSLTPTSLTQPSCSSSLLSMTQQVEPGAGAAARAGQVGMETDQERKLKQYLEDESIALFLQNEEFMRELQRNREFLIALERDRLQYESKASKSHHSPAFMGTSTPGDNCASGSGEACTNVTDDALFRDKLKHMGKSTRKKLFEIARAFSENTRRRKTKRRALMKHHSLGNAASTANLLEDEEAGHLSEEDSMLKRPGPQEEEVPQQEVL